One Alcaligenes ammonioxydans DNA segment encodes these proteins:
- the mfd gene encoding transcription-repair coupling factor: METEKQHSLSLPSTQDVLAALRPGQRYTQPMPPGSGDACLIADLARQHKAPILVLCADPLTAQRLAEEILLFGPALRVRQLPDWETLPYDSFSPHQDLISERLRTLHALTMHEVDVLTVPVTTALYRLAPPSFLAAYTFSFRQGDELDEAQLRAQLMLANYTHMTQVSAPGEFSIRGGLIDLFPMGSVLPYRLDLFDNEIESIRSFDIDTQRSLYPVKEIQLLPGREFPMDEEARTQFRARFREFFEGDPSRALPYKDVGNGIAFAGIEYYLPLFFEETATLMDYVPEGSLVITHGDAQNAIARFQSDTHSRFSFLKNDRERPILPPESLFLSDEQFFNGIKPFCRLSLSAQADNQPIAHPDFEALPVVAVNRRDKDPLAQLRQEVLDPRNRTVLCADSAGRRETLLQMLREHNLTPASDCQNLTDFLQSDAAFALVVAPLSRGFALIHDNLSLLTENDLYPTQTRTQSSRRRNERSSDVEAMVRDLSELREGDPVVHAEHGIGRYCGLKEMDLGEGPVEFLHLEYAKGSTLYVPVAQLHVIARYSGADPEHAPLHQLGSGQWDKARRRAAKQARDSAAELLALYAQRAAREGFKFKLPLNDYQAFSEGFGFEETPDQAAAIEAVINDMTSGQPMDRLVCGDVGFGKTEVALRAAFLAVANGKQVALLCPTTLLAEQHAQTFSDRFADWPIRVAELSRFRSTKQTQAAIAGLQDGSVDIVIGTHKILSPDVRFKHLGLVIIDEEHRFGVRQKEALKQLRAEVDILTLTATPIPRTLGMSLEGIRDFSVIATAPQKRLAIKTFVRREDGSTIREALLRELKRGGQVYFLHNEVETIHNRRARLEELVPEASIAVAHGQMPERELEAVMKGFYQKRYNVLLCTTIIETGIDVPTANTIVIHRADRLGLAQLHQLRGRVGRSHHQAYAYLLTPGEDAITSNAKKRLEAIQAMEELGAGFFLAMHDLEIRGAGEVLGESQSGDIQEVGYSMYADMLNTAVKALKAGEEPDLDSPFALQCEVNLHTSALLPANYCPDVNARLGHYKTLSHARTEDDLIHIHEELIDRYGLLPEAGENLLAVHRLRIKAEPLGIVKIDASESQATIQFSSKPNVDAVSIIELVQKNKQVRLAGPDKLKIDITKGEEIKNRIQAVRNVLNSLRQEK, from the coding sequence ATGGAAACCGAAAAACAGCACTCCCTGTCCCTGCCCAGCACCCAAGATGTGCTGGCTGCCCTACGTCCTGGTCAACGCTACACGCAACCCATGCCTCCGGGCTCCGGGGATGCCTGCCTGATTGCCGACCTGGCCCGCCAGCATAAGGCGCCTATTCTGGTGCTTTGCGCCGACCCCTTGACTGCCCAAAGGCTGGCCGAGGAAATCCTGTTGTTTGGCCCCGCCCTGCGCGTGCGCCAGTTGCCGGACTGGGAAACGCTGCCCTACGATAGCTTCTCCCCTCATCAGGACCTGATCTCAGAGCGCCTGCGCACCTTGCATGCCTTGACCATGCACGAAGTCGATGTACTGACCGTCCCGGTCACAACCGCCCTGTATCGGCTGGCGCCACCTTCTTTTCTGGCGGCCTATACCTTTTCCTTCCGTCAGGGTGATGAACTGGATGAAGCGCAGCTACGCGCCCAGTTGATGCTGGCCAATTACACGCACATGACCCAAGTCAGTGCCCCGGGCGAATTCAGCATCCGCGGCGGTCTGATTGACCTGTTTCCAATGGGTTCCGTGCTGCCCTACCGTCTGGACCTGTTCGACAACGAGATCGAAAGCATACGCAGCTTTGATATCGATACCCAGCGCAGCCTCTATCCGGTCAAGGAAATTCAGCTATTACCCGGTCGCGAGTTCCCCATGGACGAAGAAGCGCGCACCCAGTTTCGGGCCCGTTTCCGCGAGTTCTTTGAGGGTGATCCGTCGCGCGCCCTGCCCTATAAGGACGTAGGCAACGGCATTGCCTTTGCGGGCATTGAATACTACCTGCCGCTGTTCTTTGAAGAAACGGCGACCTTGATGGACTACGTGCCAGAAGGCAGCCTGGTGATCACGCACGGGGACGCGCAAAACGCCATCGCCCGATTCCAAAGTGATACGCACAGCCGCTTCTCGTTCCTGAAGAACGACCGTGAACGCCCGATCCTGCCACCTGAAAGCCTGTTTCTGTCCGATGAGCAGTTTTTCAATGGCATCAAGCCTTTCTGCCGTCTGAGCCTGAGTGCTCAGGCCGACAATCAGCCGATTGCTCACCCGGACTTTGAAGCCTTGCCCGTCGTGGCGGTCAACCGACGGGATAAAGACCCGCTGGCCCAACTGCGGCAAGAAGTCCTGGACCCGAGAAATCGCACCGTCTTGTGCGCCGACTCGGCTGGCCGGCGGGAAACACTGCTGCAAATGCTGCGCGAGCACAATCTGACGCCCGCGTCAGACTGCCAGAACCTGACGGATTTTCTGCAGTCAGACGCGGCTTTTGCCTTGGTCGTTGCGCCCTTGTCTCGCGGCTTTGCCCTGATTCATGACAATCTGAGCCTGCTCACCGAAAATGATCTCTACCCTACCCAGACACGCACGCAAAGCAGCCGCCGCCGCAACGAACGCAGCAGCGATGTCGAGGCCATGGTGCGGGACTTGTCCGAGCTGCGTGAAGGTGACCCGGTAGTCCATGCCGAGCATGGCATTGGCCGCTATTGCGGCCTGAAAGAAATGGATTTGGGTGAAGGCCCGGTCGAGTTTCTGCATCTGGAGTACGCCAAAGGCAGCACACTTTATGTTCCCGTTGCTCAGTTGCATGTGATCGCCCGCTATAGCGGCGCCGATCCCGAGCATGCCCCGCTGCATCAACTGGGCTCGGGTCAATGGGACAAGGCCCGCCGTCGTGCCGCCAAGCAAGCACGCGACAGTGCGGCTGAGCTGCTGGCCCTGTACGCCCAGCGAGCCGCCCGTGAAGGTTTCAAATTCAAGCTGCCCCTCAATGACTACCAGGCCTTCTCCGAAGGTTTTGGTTTTGAAGAAACCCCGGATCAGGCCGCCGCTATCGAAGCGGTCATCAACGATATGACGTCCGGCCAGCCCATGGATCGTCTGGTCTGCGGGGATGTGGGTTTTGGCAAGACCGAGGTTGCGCTGCGCGCTGCCTTCCTGGCGGTAGCCAATGGCAAACAGGTAGCCTTGCTCTGCCCGACCACCTTGTTGGCCGAGCAGCATGCCCAAACCTTCTCGGATCGCTTTGCCGACTGGCCCATCCGGGTTGCCGAGCTGTCCCGCTTTCGTTCCACGAAACAAACCCAGGCCGCCATCGCAGGACTTCAGGACGGCAGTGTGGATATTGTCATTGGAACGCACAAGATCCTGTCGCCCGATGTGCGCTTCAAGCATCTGGGCCTGGTCATCATCGACGAAGAACACCGTTTCGGCGTGCGCCAGAAAGAGGCCTTGAAGCAGCTACGTGCCGAAGTCGATATCCTGACCCTGACCGCAACCCCTATTCCACGCACCCTGGGAATGTCCCTGGAAGGCATACGGGACTTTTCCGTGATTGCCACAGCGCCACAAAAACGTCTGGCAATCAAAACCTTTGTCCGTCGTGAAGATGGCAGCACCATACGCGAAGCGCTGCTGCGCGAACTGAAACGCGGGGGTCAGGTCTACTTCCTGCACAACGAAGTCGAGACCATCCATAACCGTCGTGCCCGGTTGGAGGAATTGGTCCCGGAAGCCAGCATTGCCGTGGCCCATGGTCAAATGCCTGAGCGCGAGCTGGAAGCCGTCATGAAAGGCTTCTATCAAAAGCGCTACAACGTACTGCTATGTACCACCATTATTGAAACCGGCATTGATGTACCCACGGCCAATACCATCGTCATTCACCGTGCCGATCGTCTGGGTCTGGCACAGCTGCACCAGTTGCGTGGCCGCGTTGGCCGCTCCCACCACCAGGCCTATGCCTATTTGCTCACCCCAGGTGAGGACGCCATCACCAGCAATGCGAAAAAACGGCTGGAAGCGATTCAAGCCATGGAAGAGCTGGGTGCAGGCTTTTTCCTGGCCATGCACGATCTGGAAATTCGAGGTGCGGGGGAAGTGTTGGGCGAATCCCAGTCCGGCGACATTCAGGAAGTAGGCTATTCCATGTATGCGGATATGCTCAATACGGCCGTCAAAGCCCTGAAAGCGGGGGAGGAACCTGACCTGGATTCGCCCTTCGCCTTGCAATGCGAGGTCAATCTGCATACCTCCGCCCTGCTGCCCGCCAACTACTGCCCCGATGTCAATGCCCGTCTGGGGCACTACAAGACGCTCTCGCACGCCCGCACTGAGGACGACCTGATCCACATTCATGAAGAGCTGATCGACCGCTACGGCCTGCTGCCGGAGGCCGGCGAGAACCTGCTGGCCGTGCATCGTTTGCGCATCAAGGCCGAGCCCTTAGGTATTGTGAAGATTGATGCCAGTGAATCACAGGCGACGATTCAGTTTTCCTCCAAACCCAATGTAGATGCCGTCAGCATTATTGAACTGGTGCAGAAGAACAAACAGGTGCGACTGGCCGGCCCGGACAAACTGAAGATTGACATCACCAAAGGTGAAGAAATCAAGAATCGCATTCAGGCCGTACGCAATGTCTTGAACAGCTTGCGCCAAGAGAAGTAA
- the serB gene encoding phosphoserine phosphatase SerB, whose protein sequence is MSHLILQGPRLDSAIIEKIAAVVQADGVQELGPTAVRVLGADASQCADVQTLCKSGAMDFAFLEQIDRLKDMRVLAMDMDSTLINIECIDEIADMAGRKEQVATITEAAMRGEIKDFSESLVRRVAFLEGVPVSDLSRVYEERLQPNPGAERLIATAHAHGVKTLLVSGGFTFFTERMKDRFSLSFAHSNTLEVVDGKLTGKVLGAIVDGQAKARFLQELAADLGASPEQCIAIGDGANDLPMMSKAKYSVAYRAKPVVQEQARFALNHSPLDAVLNWFRLDV, encoded by the coding sequence ATGTCTCATCTCATTCTTCAAGGGCCGCGCCTTGACAGCGCCATCATCGAAAAAATTGCGGCAGTGGTGCAAGCCGATGGCGTGCAGGAACTGGGCCCCACTGCAGTCCGCGTTCTGGGTGCGGATGCCTCGCAGTGTGCTGACGTGCAGACCCTGTGCAAGAGCGGCGCGATGGACTTTGCCTTTCTGGAGCAGATCGATCGCCTCAAGGATATGCGCGTGTTGGCTATGGACATGGATTCCACGCTGATCAATATCGAATGCATTGACGAGATTGCCGATATGGCGGGCCGCAAAGAGCAGGTTGCCACGATTACTGAAGCGGCGATGCGGGGCGAGATCAAGGATTTTTCCGAAAGCCTGGTTCGTCGAGTGGCGTTTCTGGAAGGGGTGCCGGTCAGCGATCTGAGCCGTGTTTATGAAGAGCGTTTGCAGCCCAATCCCGGGGCTGAGCGCCTGATCGCAACCGCGCATGCGCACGGCGTGAAGACCTTGCTGGTGTCGGGCGGCTTCACTTTCTTTACGGAGCGCATGAAAGATCGCTTCAGCCTGAGTTTTGCCCACTCCAATACCTTGGAAGTGGTGGACGGTAAATTGACTGGCAAAGTCTTGGGTGCCATTGTGGATGGGCAGGCCAAGGCGCGCTTCTTGCAGGAGTTGGCTGCCGATCTGGGGGCAAGCCCCGAGCAGTGTATTGCAATCGGTGATGGGGCCAATGATCTGCCCATGATGTCCAAGGCCAAGTACTCGGTCGCTTACCGTGCCAAACCTGTCGTGCAGGAGCAGGCCCGCTTTGCCTTGAATCATTCTCCCTTGGATGCCGTATTGAACTGGTTCCGTTTGGACGTGTGA
- a CDS encoding NAD(P)H-dependent flavin oxidoreductase has product MYIWPNHSLLDLLHIEHPIVQSPMAGAQDSELAIAVARAGGLGSLACAMLSPDQIREQVALFRQAVSAPINLNFFCHEDLRLEQEALQEWRLRLMPYYQEYGLDPNQELPKAARAPFSPVHAELVEAIRPEVVSFHFGLPTADLVERVKKSGALVMSSATTTAEAVWLQEHGADIIIAQGVEAGGHRGMFLDNKVHTQVGTLSLVPQIADAVSIPVIAAGGIADGRGIAAALALGACAAQIGTAYLFCPESKISPLHREALGQSRSDGTALTNLFSGRPARSIRTRLMDEIGPLSDSAPVFPHAGSALSPLRIEAEKQGRSEFTSLWSGQSAALGRALPAEQLTLVLAQEAQGVCKRLGLAGATHAPLDQP; this is encoded by the coding sequence ATGTACATCTGGCCCAACCATAGCTTGCTCGATCTGCTCCACATCGAACACCCCATTGTCCAATCTCCCATGGCCGGTGCCCAAGACAGCGAGTTGGCCATCGCAGTCGCTCGTGCCGGTGGCCTTGGCTCCCTGGCTTGCGCCATGCTCAGCCCGGACCAGATTCGTGAACAAGTGGCGCTATTTCGGCAAGCCGTCTCAGCGCCCATCAATCTGAACTTTTTTTGCCATGAAGATCTGCGTTTGGAGCAAGAGGCCCTGCAGGAATGGCGCTTGCGACTGATGCCCTACTACCAGGAATATGGGCTGGACCCGAACCAGGAGCTGCCCAAGGCGGCACGCGCGCCTTTCTCGCCGGTTCATGCTGAACTGGTGGAAGCGATCCGGCCCGAGGTGGTCAGCTTCCATTTTGGCCTGCCCACCGCTGACCTGGTTGAGCGCGTCAAAAAATCCGGCGCTTTGGTCATGTCCAGTGCCACTACCACCGCCGAAGCTGTCTGGCTGCAAGAACACGGTGCCGATATCATCATCGCCCAAGGCGTCGAAGCAGGCGGCCACCGCGGCATGTTTCTTGATAATAAAGTTCATACTCAAGTGGGCACCCTGTCTTTGGTTCCTCAGATTGCCGACGCCGTAAGCATTCCTGTCATCGCGGCTGGCGGCATTGCCGACGGACGGGGCATTGCGGCAGCGCTGGCCTTAGGAGCCTGTGCCGCCCAGATTGGGACCGCCTACCTGTTCTGCCCTGAGTCCAAGATCAGCCCACTACACCGTGAGGCCTTGGGACAGAGCCGCTCGGATGGAACAGCGCTGACCAATCTGTTCTCCGGCCGCCCCGCCCGCAGTATCCGCACTCGTCTGATGGACGAAATCGGCCCATTAAGTGACAGCGCTCCTGTGTTTCCTCATGCTGGTTCCGCGCTGAGCCCCTTGCGTATCGAAGCGGAGAAACAAGGCCGCAGCGAGTTCACCTCTCTATGGAGCGGTCAAAGCGCAGCATTGGGCCGCGCACTGCCTGCTGAGCAATTAACCTTGGTACTGGCTCAAGAAGCTCAGGGCGTATGTAAACGTCTGGGTTTGGCCGGCGCGACTCATGCCCCCCTGGATCAGCCCTGA
- a CDS encoding DUF2818 family protein, whose translation MDQSLSIWVLIVLSVITANLPFLVEKPLLVLPWSLPGERSGLSPWLQLIVGLVYLLVLAALGLGIYTLIASSSGLNSLPLMVGKLLLGLALAAALFFFPAWRARHQKISKGFLSRLLEVCALYCIVGAFGFAFEASIGNPFKQTWVFYTITFALFLVMAYPGFVYRYLMRHPKGKFD comes from the coding sequence ATGGACCAAAGCCTTTCCATCTGGGTCTTGATTGTTCTTTCCGTGATAACGGCTAATCTGCCGTTTCTCGTGGAGAAGCCCTTGCTGGTATTGCCTTGGTCCTTGCCGGGCGAACGGTCTGGTCTTTCGCCCTGGCTGCAACTGATAGTCGGTCTGGTGTATCTGCTTGTCCTGGCGGCTTTGGGACTGGGCATTTACACCTTGATTGCGTCCAGCTCGGGTCTGAATTCCTTGCCGCTCATGGTAGGCAAGCTGCTTCTAGGCTTAGCGTTAGCGGCTGCTTTGTTTTTCTTTCCCGCGTGGCGTGCTCGTCATCAAAAGATCTCCAAGGGCTTTCTGTCCCGCCTTCTGGAGGTGTGCGCCTTGTACTGTATCGTGGGGGCATTTGGTTTTGCCTTTGAAGCCAGCATTGGTAATCCGTTCAAGCAGACCTGGGTGTTTTACACCATTACTTTCGCTTTGTTTTTGGTCATGGCCTACCCCGGCTTTGTGTATCGCTACTTGATGCGTCATCCCAAGGGTAAATTTGACTAA
- the nuoN gene encoding NADH-quinone oxidoreductase subunit NuoN, which produces MDTTFNFSLALPEILLLVLASCVLIFDAFSTHKQRHSTFVLSLLTLAVVAASVAWQWSKGVNGVSFGGLFVVDEMAHFLKLLSCAAVAATLIYGREYAEQRDMMERGGELYTLTLMALLGQMIMISANSMLTAYLGVELMSFALYALVALRREHRQSIEAALKYFVLGALASGILLYGMSMIFGATGHLEFPRIAEVIANGQAERLALVFGVVFVVAGLAFKLTAAPFHMWTPDVYQGAPTTVTLIIGAAPKLAAFAVTMRFLVEALHGIAVDWQPMLLIMAVLSLALGNLTAIMQKNLKRMLAYSTISHMGFIFLGLLAGVFDGETHSQAYGASLFYVVIYVLTTLSTFGLILILSRRGFECENISDLKGLNRRNPGLALVWLLSMFSLAGIPPLAGFAAKLSVLQAVVGAGYIWLAVFAVIMSLIGAFYYLRVVKVVYFDEPEGEEHPVATGLLTKLVMLVNGVLIIGLGLLPGGLMDTCIRVIQSSLQF; this is translated from the coding sequence ATGGATACTACCTTTAACTTTTCTCTGGCTTTGCCCGAGATCCTGCTCCTGGTTCTGGCTTCGTGTGTGCTGATTTTTGATGCGTTCAGCACACACAAACAGCGCCACTCGACCTTTGTTCTTAGCCTGCTGACGCTTGCCGTGGTTGCGGCCAGTGTGGCCTGGCAATGGTCCAAGGGTGTGAACGGCGTCTCGTTCGGTGGTCTGTTCGTCGTTGACGAAATGGCGCACTTCCTGAAGCTGCTCTCGTGTGCCGCTGTGGCCGCTACCCTGATTTACGGTCGTGAGTACGCTGAACAGCGTGACATGATGGAGCGTGGCGGTGAGCTCTATACCCTGACTCTGATGGCTCTGCTGGGCCAGATGATCATGATTTCGGCCAACAGCATGTTGACCGCCTATCTGGGTGTGGAGTTGATGTCCTTCGCGCTGTACGCACTGGTTGCCTTGCGTCGCGAACATCGTCAGTCCATCGAAGCAGCGCTCAAGTACTTCGTTCTGGGTGCGTTGGCATCGGGTATCTTGCTGTACGGTATGTCCATGATTTTTGGCGCTACCGGTCATCTGGAGTTCCCACGCATTGCTGAAGTGATTGCCAATGGTCAGGCCGAGCGTCTGGCGCTGGTCTTCGGTGTGGTGTTTGTGGTGGCAGGTCTGGCTTTCAAATTGACGGCCGCTCCTTTCCACATGTGGACACCGGACGTCTATCAAGGCGCTCCGACCACGGTCACCCTGATTATCGGTGCTGCTCCCAAACTGGCTGCGTTTGCGGTAACCATGCGTTTCCTGGTTGAAGCCCTGCACGGTATTGCCGTGGATTGGCAGCCTATGTTGCTGATCATGGCTGTGCTGTCGCTGGCCTTGGGTAACCTGACTGCGATCATGCAAAAGAATCTCAAGCGTATGCTTGCGTATTCGACCATCTCGCACATGGGTTTCATTTTCCTGGGCTTGCTGGCAGGCGTGTTTGACGGCGAGACTCACTCTCAAGCCTATGGTGCCTCGCTGTTCTACGTGGTGATCTACGTGCTGACCACGCTGAGCACCTTCGGTCTGATTCTGATCCTGAGCCGTCGCGGTTTTGAATGTGAAAACATCAGCGATCTCAAAGGTCTGAACCGTCGCAATCCCGGTCTGGCATTGGTCTGGCTGTTGTCCATGTTCTCCCTGGCTGGCATTCCTCCGCTGGCCGGTTTTGCCGCCAAGCTCAGTGTGCTGCAGGCGGTGGTGGGCGCAGGTTATATCTGGCTGGCCGTGTTTGCCGTGATCATGTCCTTGATCGGCGCCTTCTACTATTTGCGCGTTGTGAAGGTGGTTTACTTCGACGAGCCCGAAGGGGAAGAGCATCCGGTGGCAACCGGTTTGTTGACCAAGCTGGTCATGCTGGTAAATGGTGTGCTGATTATCGGCCTGGGTTTGTTGCCCGGCGGTCTGATGGATACCTGCATCCGCGTGATCCAGTCTTCCTTGCAGTTTTAA
- a CDS encoding NADH-quinone oxidoreductase subunit M, giving the protein MASSTLPWLTLAIFVPIVAGLLVLALGRDDRPTFTRWLALLGSIAGLIVTIPLYTGFNPATADMQFVELAPWIDAFKVNYHLGVDGISMWFVLLTAFITVIVVLAGWQVITSRVAQYMGAFLILSGLMVGVFAALDGLLFYVFFEATLIPMYLIIGIWGGPNRVYASVKFFLYTLLGSLLTLIAFIYLWNVSGGTFDILTWHKVPLDYTTQVMIFAALFMAFAVKVPMWPVHTWLPDAHVEAPTGGSVVLAAIMLKLGAYGFLRFSLPIAPDASQGLAGIIIALSLVAVIYIGLVAIVQDDMKKLVAYSSVAHMGFVTLGFFVFNTTGMEGAIMQMISHGFVSGAMFLCIGVLYDRLHSRQIADYGGVVKVMPRFVTFFVLFSMANSGLPGTSGFIGEFTVIMGAVEYNFWIGLLTATALITGASYSLWMLKRVAFGPVGNDKVAGMSDLSGREFFVLGVMAIAVLGMGVYPKPFTEVMHVSVEALLQHVSISKL; this is encoded by the coding sequence ATGGCGTCTTCTACTCTTCCTTGGTTAACGCTGGCGATTTTCGTACCTATCGTCGCTGGCCTGTTGGTGCTGGCTCTGGGGCGTGATGATCGTCCCACCTTCACCCGCTGGCTGGCGCTGCTGGGTTCGATTGCCGGTCTGATTGTCACGATTCCTCTGTACACGGGCTTTAATCCCGCCACGGCTGACATGCAGTTTGTCGAACTGGCTCCCTGGATTGACGCCTTCAAGGTGAATTACCACCTTGGCGTGGACGGGATTTCCATGTGGTTTGTTCTGCTGACCGCCTTCATCACTGTGATTGTGGTGCTGGCGGGCTGGCAGGTGATCACCAGCCGTGTGGCCCAGTACATGGGCGCCTTCCTGATCCTGTCGGGTCTGATGGTAGGTGTGTTCGCGGCTCTGGATGGCTTGCTGTTTTACGTGTTCTTTGAAGCCACGCTGATCCCGATGTATCTGATCATCGGTATCTGGGGTGGCCCCAACCGCGTTTATGCCTCGGTCAAGTTCTTCCTGTACACCCTGCTGGGTTCCTTGCTGACGCTGATTGCATTCATCTATTTGTGGAATGTGTCTGGCGGTACCTTCGATATCCTGACCTGGCACAAAGTGCCGCTGGATTACACCACGCAGGTGATGATCTTTGCTGCGCTGTTTATGGCGTTTGCCGTGAAAGTGCCTATGTGGCCCGTTCACACCTGGTTGCCCGATGCTCACGTGGAAGCGCCCACGGGCGGTTCCGTGGTTCTGGCTGCCATCATGCTGAAACTGGGTGCTTACGGCTTCCTGCGCTTTTCCCTGCCGATTGCGCCTGATGCCTCCCAAGGTCTGGCCGGCATCATCATTGCCCTGTCCCTGGTCGCGGTGATCTATATCGGTCTGGTTGCCATTGTTCAGGACGACATGAAAAAGCTGGTGGCGTATTCCTCTGTGGCTCACATGGGTTTTGTCACGCTGGGCTTTTTCGTGTTCAACACCACGGGGATGGAAGGTGCGATCATGCAAATGATCTCGCACGGTTTTGTCTCTGGCGCCATGTTCCTGTGTATTGGTGTCTTGTACGACCGCCTGCATAGCCGCCAGATTGCCGATTACGGTGGTGTGGTCAAGGTTATGCCGCGCTTTGTCACCTTCTTCGTGCTGTTCTCCATGGCCAATAGTGGTTTGCCTGGCACCAGCGGGTTTATCGGTGAGTTCACCGTCATCATGGGTGCGGTCGAATACAACTTCTGGATCGGTTTGTTGACAGCCACTGCTTTGATTACCGGTGCATCCTACTCGTTGTGGATGCTCAAGCGCGTGGCTTTTGGCCCCGTGGGTAATGACAAGGTGGCTGGCATGAGCGATCTGAGCGGCCGTGAGTTCTTCGTTCTTGGCGTAATGGCGATTGCGGTGTTGGGCATGGGTGTGTATCCCAAGCCATTCACCGAGGTCATGCACGTTTCGGTTGAAGCGTTGCTGCAACACGTCTCCATCTCGAAACTGTAG